From a region of the Mercurialis annua linkage group LG1-X, ddMerAnnu1.2, whole genome shotgun sequence genome:
- the LOC126680838 gene encoding pentatricopeptide repeat-containing protein At5g04780, mitochondrial-like: MKLCYNLHSLQKQTLHQQQRYVLFQSFTIRKIRNLFSTKFVSFIHNFTQINQHQNITSISTLYSNLLPKCTASKSLKPGKQIHSHVIKLGLSQNPKIRNLLINLYSKCQSFGYARNMVDQSTEPDLISWSALISGYSQNGFGKEAILAFYDMHLLGVKCNEFTFPSVLKACVVTRSLILGRQVHGSVVVTGFENNEFVANSLVVLYAKCGGFGDSRKIFDAMVERSVVSWNSLLSCYVQSDLCEEAVVLFGEMVLSRVRPNEFSLSCMINACTGLEDVGQGRKIHGYLIKLAYDLDLFSSNALVDMYAKVGTLEEAICVFEEIAKPDIVSWNAVIAGCVLREHHHWALELFENMNRSGMCPNMYTISSALKACAAMGLKELGRQLHSSLIKMDIGSDSFIRVGLIDLYFKCDLMTDARLVFKSMSEKNMIAWNAVITGHSQNLEDIEAVSLFPLMHKEGVGFDQITLSTVLKSVASLHVNHICSQIHALSMKSGFEFDNYVINSLIDTYGKCGGMEDATRVFKESPFADLVAFTSMITSYSQNGQGEEALKLYLKMQDREIRPDSFLCSSLLNACANLSAYEQGKQVHVHVLKFGFMSDSYAGNSLVNMYAKCGSIDDADRAFSEIPERGIVSWSAMIGGLAQHGHGKEALDFFNRMIKDGVSPNHITLVSVLCACNHAGLVSEAEKYFKSMEMLFGIEPTQEHYACMIDILGRAGKLEEAMKLVNIMPFQPNASVWGSLLGSARVHKNIELGEQAAEMLFSLEPDKSGTHVLLANIYASVGMYNDVAKMRRLMKDSKVKKEPGMSWIEVKDKVHTFIVGDRDHYRSKEIYAKLDELAELLNRAGYVPMVEIDLHDVARSEKEQLLSHHSEKLAVAFGLIATPPGAPIRVKKNLRVCLDCHTAFKFICKIVSREIILRDINRYHHFKDGSCSCGDYW, encoded by the coding sequence ATGAAACTATGTTATAATCTCCACTCCCtccaaaaacaaacacttcaTCAACAACAACGTTACGTTCTCTTCCAATCCTTCACCATTCGTAAAATCCGAAACCTTTTCTCCACAAAATTCGTCAGCTTTATTCACAATTTTACACAAATTAACCAACACCAAAATATAACATCCATCTCAACACTCTACTCCAACTTACTCCCAAAATGCACAGCttcaaaatctttaaaaccagGCAAGCAAATCCATTCCCACGTTATCAAATTGGGTTTATCTCAAAACCCAAAAATCAGGAACCTTTTGATCAATCTCTACTCAAAGTGCCAGTCTTTCGGGTATGCACGGAACATGGTTGATCAAAGTACTGAACCAGATTTAATTTCTTGGTCTGCTTTGATTTCCGGGTACTCACAAAACGGGTTCGGTAAAGAAGCAATTTTAGCCTTCTATGATATGCATTTGCTGGGTGTTAAGTGTAATGAGTTTACTTTTCCTAGTGTACTCAAGGCTTGTGTGGTTACTAGGAGTTTAATTCTTGGGAGGCAAGTTCATGGGAGTGTTGTTGTTACTGGGTTTGAAAATAATGAGTTTGTTGCTAATAGTTTAGTCGTTTTGTATGCGAAATGTGGAGGGTTTGGCGATTCGAGGAAGATTTTCGATGCAATGGTTGAGCGAAGCGTTGTTTCATGGAATTCTTTGTTGTCTTGTTATGTGCAGAGTGATTTATGTGAGGAAGCGGTTGTTTTGTTTGGCGAAATGGTTTTGAGTAGAGTAAGGCCTAATGAGTTTAGTTTGTCGTGTATGATTAATGCGTGTACTGGCTTAGAGGATGTTGGTCAAGGAAGAAAGATTCATGGGTATTTGATTAAGCTTGCCTACGATTTAGACCTATTCTCATCAAATGCGCTTGTTGACATGTATGCAAAAGTAGGGACTCTCGAAGAGGCTATCTGTGTTTTTGAGGAAATTGCGAAACCTGATATTGTTTCTTGGAATGCTGTTATCGCTGGTTGTGTTCTTCGTGAGCACCATCATTGGGCATTGGAGTTGTTTGAGAACATGAATAGATCAGGAATGTGCCCGAATATGTATACTATTTCAAGCGCGCTTAAAGCTTGTGCTGCTATGGGTCTCAAGGAATTGGGAAGACAGTTGCACTCCAGCTTAATAAAGATGGATATAGGATCAGATTCTTTTATTCGAGTGGGACTCATAGATTTGTATTTCAAGTGTGACTTGATGACTGACGCAAGGTTGGTTTTTAAGTCGATGTCTGAGAAAAACATGATTGCATGGAATGCTGTGATAACCGGACATTCCCAAAATTTGGAAGATATAGAAGCTGTCTCTCTTTTTCCCTTGATGCACAAGGAGGGAGTAGGATTCGACCAGATAACCTTGTCAACAGTTCTTAAATCAGTAGCTAGCTTGCATGTTAACCACATTTGCAGCCAAATTCATGCACTTTCTATGAAGTCAGGGTTTGAGTTTGACAATTATGTAATAAACAGCCTCATAGATACATATGGAAAGTGTGGCGGCATGGAAGATGCAACCAGAGTATTCAAAGAGAGCCCATTTGCAGATTTGGTGGCTTTCACATCTATGATAACATCTTATTCACAAAATGGACAAGGGGAAGAAGCTTTAAAGCTATATCTGAAAATGCAGGATAGGGAAATCAGGCCAGACTCTTTCCTTTGCAGTTCTCTTTTGAATGCTTGTGCCAATTTGTCAGCATATGAACAAGGAAAACAAGTTCATGTTCATGTCTTGAAGTTTGGATTCATGTCAGATAGCTATGCTGGGAATTCGCTTGTTAATATGTACGCTAAATGTGGAAGCATAGATGATGCAGATCGTGCTTTCTCTGAAATACCTGAGAGAGGAATCGTATCGTGGTCTGCTATGATTGGAGGACTTGCTCAACATGGGCATGGAAAAGAGGCACTCGATTTTTTCAACCGAATGATAAAGGATGGTGTTTCTCCTAATCATATAACTCTAGTGAGTgtgctttgtgcatgtaatcatgCCGGTCTGGTTTCTGAAGCCGAGAAATACTTTAAATCAATGGAAATGTTGTTCGGTATTGAACCTACACAGGAACATTATGCTTGCATGATTGACATCCTTGGTCGAGCTGGAAAATTAGAGGAGGCGATGAAGCTCGTGAATATAATGCCCTTTCAACCTAATGCTTCAGTGTGGGGGTCCCTTCTCGGTTCCGCAAGAGTTCATAAGAATATTGAGCTTGGAGAACAAGCTGCCGAGATGCTTTTTTCCCTAGAACCCGACAAATCAGGTACCCATGTTCTTCTTGCGAACATTTATGCCTCAGTCGGCATGTACAATGATGTGGCGAAAATGAGAAGACTCATGAAAGACAGCAAGGTAAAGAAGGAGCCTGGAATGAGTTGGATTGAGGTAAAAGATAAAGTACACACATTTATAGTAGGAGATAGAGACCATTATAGAAGTAAAGAAATTTATGCAAAGCTTGATGAGTTAGCTGAACTTTTAAATAGAGCTGGCTATGTTCCTATGGTAGAAATTGACCTGCACGACGTTGCACGAAGCGAAAAAGAGCAGCTTCTGTCCCACCACAGCGAAAAACTTGCAGTCGCCTTTGGCTTGATAGCTACTCCGCCTGGAGCACCCATAAGGGTGAAGAAGAATCTTCGAGTTTGTTTGGATTGTCATACTGCATTCAAATTTATCTGCAAGATCGTCTCAAGGGAGATAATTCTGAGAGACATCAATCGGTACCACCATTTCAAAGACGGTTCATGTTCTTGTGGGGATTACTGGTGA